In Rubidibacter lacunae KORDI 51-2, a genomic segment contains:
- a CDS encoding CGLD27 family protein — translation MEPLPTTNCPVPCEQQPLQEYEQMRGAWLFCWATLEGSAYWRKLGWVWAWGWVAAGPIAATSFAPNSNPLHFTLCASGGAAAFVLLLLLRLYTGWSYIDNRLSCQSVSYEESGWYDGQTWEKPPEVLVRDRLVADYQVRPLLKRLRATLAVLLSIAAIAGAAWVLVPLP, via the coding sequence ATGGAACCGTTACCCACTACTAACTGCCCTGTTCCCTGCGAGCAACAACCGCTGCAGGAATACGAGCAAATGCGAGGTGCATGGCTTTTCTGCTGGGCAACCCTTGAGGGCAGCGCTTACTGGCGCAAGCTCGGATGGGTATGGGCGTGGGGTTGGGTAGCGGCCGGACCGATCGCGGCAACTAGCTTTGCGCCGAACTCGAATCCGCTGCACTTTACCCTGTGCGCGAGTGGGGGAGCAGCTGCGTTCGTGTTGCTCTTGTTGTTGCGCCTGTATACGGGTTGGTCCTACATAGACAATCGCCTTAGCTGTCAGTCCGTGTCTTACGAAGAATCGGGCTGGTACGACGGTCAAACCTGGGAAAAACCACCTGAGGTGCTAGTCCGCGATCGTCTCGTGGCCGACTACCAGGTGCGGCCGCTATTGAAGCGGCTGCGCGCGACGCTGGCGGTTTTACTAAGCATCGCCGCAATCGCGGGAGCTGCGTGGGTACTAGTGCCGCTACCTTAA
- the rsfS gene encoding ribosome silencing factor: protein MRETDRFDNATALFPNVHEQTDSERLALTIARAADDRKAGDIILLYLRDVSYLADFFTVATGYSRAQVKAIADSIQERVAEDLHQQPLRVEGQSDRSWILLDYGDAIAHVMLEEEREFYNIEAFWGHADRIEFAALPDCVRTGA, encoded by the coding sequence ATGAGAGAAACCGATCGATTCGACAACGCGACTGCTTTGTTTCCTAACGTTCACGAGCAAACTGATTCCGAGCGCTTGGCCCTAACCATCGCGCGCGCGGCCGACGACCGTAAGGCAGGCGACATCATCTTGTTGTACCTGCGGGATGTATCCTATCTTGCCGATTTCTTCACAGTTGCCACCGGTTACTCGCGCGCGCAAGTCAAAGCGATCGCCGACAGCATTCAGGAGCGCGTTGCTGAAGATCTACACCAACAGCCGTTGCGCGTGGAAGGACAATCCGATCGCAGCTGGATCCTTCTAGACTATGGCGACGCAATTGCCCACGTCATGCTCGAGGAAGAGCGAGAATTTTATAATATCGAGGCTTTTTGGGGACACGCCGATCGCATTGAATTTGCAGCTCTTCCCGATTGCGTCCGGACGGGAGCTTAG
- the yqeK gene encoding bis(5'-nucleosyl)-tetraphosphatase (symmetrical) YqeK: protein MQLRDRVLTWLENSVPRERVQHILGVEAMCADLARHHGYSVETARLAGLTHDLAKFFDPRDLLVRATAAGLEVDAICAERPHLLHADVSALVARDEFGITEPQVLDAIANHTFGRPEMGPICCIVFAADKLEPHRGDTPELDNMRRTCFANLYRGVRYVCDYSLKYLVKTSRPIHPRSVATRNWALKRERA, encoded by the coding sequence TTGCAACTTCGCGATCGCGTTCTGACCTGGTTAGAGAACAGCGTGCCGCGCGAGCGCGTCCAGCACATTCTCGGTGTAGAAGCAATGTGCGCGGACCTAGCACGCCATCACGGTTACTCCGTTGAAACTGCCCGGCTTGCCGGTTTAACCCACGACCTCGCGAAGTTTTTCGACCCCCGCGATCTTCTGGTAAGGGCAACTGCAGCCGGGCTTGAGGTCGACGCAATTTGCGCCGAACGACCGCACTTACTCCATGCCGATGTCAGTGCGTTAGTGGCCCGAGATGAGTTTGGAATTACCGAACCGCAAGTCCTTGATGCGATCGCCAACCACACATTCGGCCGCCCGGAGATGGGGCCCATCTGCTGCATCGTATTCGCGGCTGACAAGCTCGAGCCCCATCGCGGCGACACCCCCGAGCTCGATAATATGCGTCGTACCTGCTTCGCGAATCTTTACCGGGGCGTACGTTATGTCTGCGACTATTCTCTAAAATACCTAGTTAAAACCTCCCGCCCGATTCATCCCCGTTCTGTTGCAACGCGCAATTGGGCTCTGAAGCGAGAGCGGGCGTAG
- a CDS encoding NAD-binding protein: MVTSTLGYSQLQPRTRPLIIVCGMGRTGSKIFHLLRRQGADVVGISEHPMPEEDGARIVVGDPRCPATLTAAGIRDATTLLLALSDDALNLGVLTQARVLNPDVRIVNRLFNQALGDRLDKTLPGHVSTSVAALSAPIFAFAAIGHRAIGQLQLFGRCWPVREETINADHPWLGRPLSELWDNRSRMLIGFFPVGDTQGPIEGITRKRRLRQGDRLLVGTQPVVPDSRQARWRKLLKAISHLRRFHHHAGPVVSVMAMLLLTIFLSAVTYVVATDRLPFVDALYFTVGMITGAGGREQVAETSTSAIKVFTVVMMLVGAGVIGVCYALINDFILGNRLKQFWDAARVPARHHYIVCGLGGIGIQIVRQLHEQGCEVVAIERDLDGRFLHAARALGVPVIVADASLTSTLEAANVRHAAALLAVTSNDMVNVEISLTAKAIHSQLHAIVRHQDSDFARSVQEVFSFETVLCPSDIAAPSFAAAALGGRAIGNGLIDDLLWVAIATEIAPDHPFCDREVQAAALDVGGVPLYLKTPEGTVHGWQLLYTQLAPGHVLYITLPAAKLDQLWHLQPSLLTA; encoded by the coding sequence ATGGTTACCAGCACATTGGGCTACTCTCAGTTGCAACCTCGCACCCGACCGCTCATCATTGTCTGCGGTATGGGCCGGACGGGGTCGAAAATCTTCCATTTGCTCCGTCGACAGGGAGCAGATGTTGTGGGCATTAGCGAACACCCCATGCCAGAAGAAGACGGCGCGCGGATCGTCGTCGGTGACCCCCGCTGCCCCGCCACGCTGACTGCCGCCGGCATTCGCGACGCAACGACTCTACTGCTGGCCCTCAGCGACGATGCCCTCAACCTGGGCGTTCTCACGCAGGCTCGGGTGCTCAACCCCGACGTCCGTATCGTCAATCGCCTGTTCAATCAGGCTCTGGGCGATCGCCTTGATAAGACGCTGCCCGGTCACGTCAGTACCAGCGTCGCCGCCCTCTCGGCCCCAATTTTTGCTTTCGCCGCGATCGGTCACCGCGCAATCGGCCAGCTCCAATTGTTCGGGCGCTGCTGGCCCGTCCGCGAGGAAACAATCAATGCCGACCATCCTTGGCTGGGGAGACCGCTCAGCGAGTTATGGGACAACCGCTCGCGGATGCTGATCGGTTTCTTCCCAGTCGGCGACACCCAAGGTCCGATCGAAGGCATCACTCGCAAACGCCGACTGCGGCAAGGCGATCGCCTGCTCGTCGGCACCCAACCGGTCGTACCGGACAGCCGACAGGCTCGCTGGCGCAAGTTACTGAAGGCGATCTCGCATTTGCGGCGATTCCACCACCATGCCGGTCCGGTTGTCAGCGTCATGGCGATGCTGCTGCTGACGATCTTTCTATCGGCAGTGACCTACGTGGTTGCAACCGATCGGCTTCCGTTCGTGGACGCACTGTATTTCACCGTCGGTATGATTACGGGTGCAGGCGGTCGGGAGCAGGTAGCCGAAACCTCCACCTCCGCCATCAAGGTCTTCACGGTAGTGATGATGCTCGTAGGTGCCGGTGTCATCGGCGTCTGCTATGCGCTGATCAACGACTTCATCCTCGGGAATCGCCTCAAGCAATTTTGGGATGCAGCCCGCGTTCCTGCCCGTCACCATTACATCGTCTGCGGCTTGGGCGGTATCGGCATCCAGATCGTGCGCCAACTTCACGAGCAAGGCTGCGAAGTAGTCGCAATCGAACGCGATCTGGACGGACGCTTTCTCCACGCCGCGCGGGCTCTGGGCGTTCCCGTCATCGTCGCCGATGCTAGCCTCACCTCAACCCTGGAAGCAGCGAACGTTCGCCATGCCGCCGCGCTTCTCGCCGTCACCAGCAACGACATGGTCAACGTCGAAATCTCACTGACGGCTAAAGCCATACACTCGCAATTGCACGCGATCGTCCGCCACCAAGACTCCGACTTTGCGCGCTCGGTCCAGGAAGTATTCTCCTTCGAGACGGTGCTTTGCCCGAGCGATATCGCCGCACCCTCCTTTGCAGCTGCAGCTCTGGGCGGACGCGCGATCGGCAACGGCTTGATCGACGATTTGTTGTGGGTCGCCATCGCCACCGAGATCGCCCCAGACCATCCATTTTGCGATCGCGAGGTGCAAGCAGCTGCGCTCGACGTTGGTGGCGTTCCGCTCTATCTCAAAACTCCTGAAGGCACGGTTCACGGCTGGCAACTTCTCTACACCCAGCTCGCACCGGGACACGTGCTCTACATCACGCTACCGGCCGCGAAACTCGATCAATTGTGGCACTTGCAGCCGTCGTTGCTAACAGCTTGA